The following proteins come from a genomic window of Nautilia profundicola AmH:
- a CDS encoding chloride channel protein has product MQIKGQTIKKDYALILDTFIIGIIGSVCAQIFIVLLHFISKFSLEYLVGYLPQDTLKLLESYQHSGEFNNLMLIAVIVSGGLISGFLVYTFAPEAEGHGTDTVIRAFHRQGGYIRWIVVPVKILASAITIGTGGSAGREGPTALFSAGVGSWYSDLRKVGWKRRQIYVLIGMASGLSAVFKAPLGTSIFAIEVLYADNEFETRELIYLLFGPLIAYMITGFLFGWEPIFYVPEINITDLKTYLEIVFLGIMSGMIALVLPNIFYGIRDFFRSLPVKPHFKPAIGAFVVGIIAIYFPEVLGGGYGFIQESINGNMIGMFVIFLMIAKIFAFSFTVGSGGSGGVFAPSLFIGAMLGAFLGSSLHAPVAAFVVIAMAAVFGAAARTPLATIVMVVEMTGGYSLLAPTTLGVLSAYIVHNILVRVIKPKYISLYEAQLLNKEYSISYQMDRVRDILICHSKILNLKKAVIQRDDIIALLENGEAVEIGENKYVFFGTFTKEVKLSDGEMFKKYRGAEILYVFRNGRWLHNSVITSIKEGDEVLLIAKKEVIDIIKNEFVPISQTFAKLRIQEESINN; this is encoded by the coding sequence ATGCAAATTAAAGGACAAACAATTAAAAAAGATTATGCATTAATATTGGATACATTTATTATTGGAATTATAGGATCTGTTTGTGCACAGATATTTATTGTACTATTGCATTTTATAAGTAAATTCTCTCTTGAATATTTAGTTGGATATCTTCCTCAGGATACGTTAAAACTTCTTGAAAGTTATCAGCACAGCGGTGAATTTAATAATTTGATGTTGATAGCTGTAATAGTAAGTGGAGGGCTCATAAGTGGATTTTTGGTTTATACGTTTGCACCGGAAGCCGAAGGACATGGAACCGATACGGTAATTCGTGCGTTTCACAGACAGGGAGGATATATAAGGTGGATTGTTGTTCCTGTAAAAATTTTAGCATCCGCAATAACAATCGGTACTGGAGGAAGTGCCGGGCGTGAAGGACCTACTGCGTTATTTAGTGCAGGTGTGGGGTCATGGTATTCCGATTTAAGAAAAGTTGGATGGAAAAGAAGGCAGATATATGTGTTAATAGGAATGGCCAGTGGACTTAGTGCGGTATTTAAAGCACCCCTTGGTACGTCTATTTTTGCAATTGAAGTTTTATATGCTGATAACGAATTTGAAACAAGAGAACTTATATATCTGCTTTTCGGTCCTTTAATTGCATATATGATTACAGGGTTTTTATTTGGATGGGAACCTATATTTTATGTACCTGAAATAAATATTACAGACCTTAAAACATATCTTGAGATTGTATTTTTGGGAATTATGAGCGGTATGATTGCTCTTGTGCTTCCGAATATTTTTTACGGTATTAGGGATTTTTTCAGGTCACTACCCGTAAAACCGCATTTCAAACCTGCAATAGGTGCTTTTGTCGTAGGGATTATAGCGATTTATTTTCCTGAAGTTTTGGGAGGTGGATACGGGTTTATACAAGAAAGTATAAACGGTAATATGATAGGGATGTTTGTTATATTTTTAATGATTGCAAAAATTTTTGCATTTTCTTTTACGGTTGGAAGTGGGGGCAGCGGCGGGGTTTTTGCTCCTTCACTTTTTATAGGTGCAATGCTTGGGGCGTTTTTAGGTTCGTCCTTACACGCTCCTGTGGCGGCTTTTGTGGTTATTGCAATGGCGGCGGTATTTGGTGCCGCTGCGAGAACACCTCTTGCGACTATCGTAATGGTTGTGGAAATGACTGGAGGTTACTCTTTATTGGCTCCTACCACTCTTGGTGTGTTAAGCGCTTACATTGTTCATAACATATTAGTAAGGGTGATTAAACCTAAATATATTTCTCTTTACGAGGCACAGCTGTTAAATAAAGAGTATTCGATTTCATATCAGATGGATAGGGTTAGGGATATATTGATATGTCATTCTAAGATTTTGAATTTAAAAAAAGCCGTTATACAAAGGGACGATATTATAGCGCTGCTTGAAAACGGTGAAGCTGTTGAAATTGGAGAAAATAAATATGTGTTTTTCGGAACGTTTACAAAAGAAGTAAAACTAAGTGATGGGGAGATGTTTAAAAAATACAGGGGCGCTGAAATTTTATATGTATTCAGAAACGGAAGATGGCTTCATAATTCCGTAATTACTTCTATAAAAGAAGGTGATGAAGTGCTTTTAATTGCAAAAAAAGAAGTGATTGATATTATTAAAAACGAATTTGTTCCAATTTCCCAAACATTCGCAAAATTAAGAATTCAGGAAGAAAGTATAAATAATTAA